A window of Plasmodium malariae genome assembly, chromosome: 12 genomic DNA:
taataataataataataataataaaaatgagtaTGAAATCGTCAGCTTTTCCAATTtacacaaaaattaaaataaagtacCCTTTAAATTTAACGTATCAAATGCAAAATTGAGAAAAGCCagattttacatatatattaaaaatgggCAAAATGTTACCCTTagcataaaaatatgcacatgtatagCTCATACCAAACATTtgcactttttattttatttttttttttttttttgctaatttTTCTTACCCATCCTTATGTTAACATTTGTTCACCCTGATGGGTTCTCCTCATAACGGAACATGAATAGAATTCTTATtcatttcatataattttaaactaGTAAAATTAGGAGGTTTTCCCTTTCACGTTGCAAGAATTAGTGACTATTAGCAGTTTTactttgaaaatatttactaCTACATTTATTACTGTTTCCATGGGCATTGGCATTATCGTTTCAATTGGtattgttactgttattgCCAGTGCCACATCATCATAGGGACTTAAggcttatatataaattgctTAATGTCGTTATTACCTTTAGAGATGAACTAAAAGGAAGGAAAACACTATAACCCAGTCTTcttatttgatatattagTAAGTTACTACTGTAAAGTTACTTGGTAATGTCGTTATTCAGAATGTAATTTATTACACCACTTTGTGTAAAATATTCCTATAAGGGGAGTAGCACCATACATTTGATTAGACCCTTATATTTCATAAGCTATAGCAGTTTctgtattataaattatggaATCAATAAAATTACGTATTAGCATGAAATTCtatgtaatatgtatatttgatTTAGTGCTATGGTGAACTTGTCCTTTATTTTGTGTAGCGTTATACGTACAACTATAAGTATATGTGAAATAAAATGCTTCTCTCagttaaaacattaaaagaGGAAGAGAGGAAGACACCTTTAAGTACAAGATGTAACCAATTAAAGCGTAGGTGTAAGATCTGCTCAACACAaaaacattttctttttttttacgtttcACAAAATTCGTGTACCATCAGAacaaagaacaaaaaaattaaaaattaaaaattaaaaaaataagaaataaaaataaaaataataataataataataataataataataataataataataataataataataataataataataataataataataataataataataataataataataataataataataataataataataataataataataataataataataataataataataataataataataataataataataataataataataataataataataataataataataataataataataaaaataataataataataatatcagATGGATGGCAAACTGGTAGAATGCACTATACCATCGTACTAGTTTGGAATACAtctccaattttttttttttttttttttcgagattataatattaaaagttgTAGTTATAAAGTCATTTATacagaaaaaatgaagtaaaataaagctaaataatttatctatttatagtCATTCCCAATTGTTTGCAATATTTTACACAATTACCACAATTTGAAGCAATATCTCGAAATATCGAAGGATATATACACATAGATTCAAACGTAAAAACGTAGATAAGACATAAATGGGCAAAACTGGAACAAATGAGTAAACACATATGAAGCAAATAAACTATTTTTACATGAAAAGTtcaaaacataattttatccaatttttaaatattaaaaaggtgAAAACAAAgctgcatttttttttttttttttatagttaaaAATAAGCAGGTTAATtgtaaacaataaaataagggaaaaacaaagtcttaaaaaaaaaaaaaaaaaaaaaaaaatggctaACTGTAAAGCAAGATACTTATAACTGAATTTAATGCATATCTCTACAATAacatattgtaaaaataaaggaatattttctattattttgtacataGTTCAGGTCCTCCTTGtcctttgttttttctttcatttgtTTCTTGTATTTGCTTCATTACTTTTGTTTCTTGTATTTGCTTCATTACTTTTGTTTATTGTATATGCTTCATTACTTTTGTTTCTTGTATTTGCTTCATTACTTTTGTTTATTGTATATACTTCATTACTTTTGTTTCTtgtatttctttcttttttgtgtGTGTTAGTGTGTGTGTATCTGCAATTTATTAATTCCTATTTGCATATAACTTGTATATGTGGATCGAggtcataaaaaaaaaaaaaattcctgaAAAATTAATCTGCACAAGGGTGTTTAGCGTTACTCTTTAACATTTCTTCTTCTTAAaagtgtaatatattttatctgcAAGTCTGGTCCTTTTTTTATGggaaataaatacataaatatataaacattttttttttttttctttactccTGTTCTCGTTCTTATTCTCCCTCATCATCCTCTTCATCATCGTCTTGCTCCTTAAACGAATTGTCCATGTTACTTAACTGACGAAAAATTTCATCATTAGATGAGTTATTCTTACTCACTAGCAATATTTCAGGTGTTATAGTTTCATCATTTAGTATATTAGTATCCTCATCCGACtttgtattttcattatcaCTTTTTAAAGAGTTCTgttcatcatcatcatcatcatcatttttatcattttgaaAAGTACTTGACAAATCTGAATTTAATTGTATGTACACGCAAGAActattgcatatatttttatcagaAGTTATTGCATGCAAGGCAATGTTCGAAGAGTCTATACTAATGCTATTAACGTCATTTAAAAGGTGTAAatagaaatttttattcttttcataatgcttcaaatatattttatttgttgaTAATTCCTTAAAGCTTGTtactttctcttttttatattcatttttatttctcacccaaattacttttttctctaatatgaataatttccCTCCtcctaaatttaatttattataaacaaaCTCTATATCATTGCCTTTGTATAAAACGGGGTCTGCTCCCCCATTTTCCATTGCCTTGAGGTCTTCTTCATTGAGAGTGTTTAAAGAAACTGCCATTTCTGCGCTGTTAaacgttatatatatatatatatatatatatatatatatatatatatatatatacatataaatatcacgtgtatgtttattttactGTAATTGGGTATGCTATATATAAGTAGCCCTATTTTGTTGCCCTCCtattaaattttctaataGAAAGCAAAAATTTTACCTTTATGTTAAACGGATAAAACTATatcaaattaatttttttttttttttccttttttcctccttaaaatttaagaaaactGATACAAATTGAATCCTTGAGCAAGTACTCTAAAAATGTTTGTAGGAAAAAAGTTTATTTCATTCAAacttgcatatataaatgtataggatatatatatatattttttttttttcatttacacCTGCTGTTACGAGTtcgtaaataaataacagctgtttattttattacggTTTATTTACCTTTGTTCATCCGTATAAAGCACGCAATAATTTGCAAAGTAAACAAATGAAATGTTCGTATACAAATTGTACAGTGTTAcatgattatttttaaattttaaattaaaataagatatttaacatattgaaaaataaaaaaatataaaaaaaattaaaagcaaaaatatatataagagaaCAAACGATAATGTAGTAGCTTAATCTACAATATTGGTGAAATccaaaataaagaaaataattaacgATAAGGGGATAATACATAAGGAACACAAAAAAGCACAGAGaatgttatatacatacgtataacATACATGCACAAAAATCATCTATATTTTCGAATtcacttttcttttttttacatctTTTTACCCTTCTGGTTTACgtatttaatgtaaaaatacaatattcGGCATGCAATTTTTCATTCTGTTATTTGAAAAAACGTTTTAACTGTTATCAAAAAAGAGCGAATGTACTGTTCTGTAGAAGCTTACGTTTTATCccgtatataaataaatatatatatatatatataaatatatatatatatatataaatatatatatatataaatatatgtatatataaatatatatatatgtttgtttaTACATTTCTTATATTGTGCTGCGAATATACCCTTTTAAGGGGAACAGGAAGTATAtggatttttattttgtcctTATCTGTCTTTCCATATGTAAtctatatatgaacattCACTGTAATCGATGGATGATCTATCACCATGTTGTCTTTTTcgttaaaattttcaaatagtTGGCTAAAAATTAGGTGTATTGGGAAATTAATCAATGTGtgtactttttcttttaaaaaataaaaaaaaaaaatttagggaaaacatttttacacacacaaaaaaaaaaaaaagaaataatatgaaatgaAACAAAAGGAGCAAAATGCACAAGTGAACAAAGGAACGAACAATACGAGAATGTAAGTTGGTAATTCGTGCTCCATAGCACAGTATTACACTCCGCAATAGAatacccatatatatatatatgtatgtatgtatatatgtatgtatgtatgtatgtatgtatatatgtatgtatgtatgtatatatgtatgtatgtatgtatatatgtatgtatgtatatatgtatgtatgttatgCACATGAATAGATATAATTGCGCGGATTCctaaatgataattttttgcCATGAAGTGTTACATATTCCTTTGCACATTAACTGTTTTCCTCATAGAgctggaaaaaaaaaaaaaaaaaatttccattattgattaaacaatatatttgcttctttttatttttttgtttttcgaTTTCTTTTACaattcttaaattttataaattgttcgaaaaagaaaaaaataaaaaaacttttatgCAATTATCTGACAGTGCTAAAAAGCAAAATGGAAAGTGAAATATtcgtaaaattttaaaatattttttacaaaattttcttaaattataattaataatttgtgTATTAAGGCCAATAATTatcaaacatttttttttaaaatgatcAAAAATAGCGGTTTCCATATATCCAAAATAACagtatatttgtaaaatggTAAATTTCTGTTTTTACGAGTACTATTTTCCATAAAGCGAATGAATTAGCGATTACAAtggggaaataaaaaaaaaaaaaagaagcaaaaacagaaacaaaaagaaagaaaCTACAACCATAGCGATGATGTTAAAATGCGCTGAAATATGCTAAAATGCACCCCTTGTACGTTTCGCAAATTTATAAAGgcatttgttatttttaaaaatatcacCTTTAAAAGGgcatatgcatatgcatatatatgtatatatctatatgcAGAGGGTTTGATTTACTTTATCCCCACAAAGTTGAGGAAGATTTTTTGAAGTGATTTCAAACGTGCACTTTCAGCAGAAGTCTTGTAAAGAATATTAAGTAAAACACAAAAGGTACATCGAATAACGCACAACGAATAAAGCAGAGTGACCAACAACGAAGAAAAGGTAACCCACCCGCACTGATAAACCGTCTGAGCGAATTGCAAAATGGTGAGGACAAAAAAGAATGCCGTAAATCATAACCCattaaacataattaatTTGGATGGGAATCTacctataaataatattgcACAAAATAGATTATCacataaacaaattatttctaaaacGAATAGAACTATAAATGAAGGAAACTTAAATGAAGTTTCACAAAAAGGTTTAAAGAAAGCACGTATTAGACGACCACATAGATATAGACCAGGTGTTTTAgctttaaaagaaataagagCTTACCAAAGTACTACACAATTATTAATTCCAAAAATACCATTCGTAAGAGTAGTAAAAGAAATTACTCGTTTGTTTGAATTACCAGGTGATCAGTTTCGTTATACTCCTGAGGCCTTGTTAGCTCTTCAAACAGCGTCAGAAGCTTATTTAGTTAGTTTATTTGAAGATGCATATTTATGTTCTCTTCACGCAAATAGAGTTACCCTTATGCCAAAAGACATACACTTAGCTAGAAGAATACGAGGACGAGACTGAGTTCTTTACGTGCAATTACTCCTTGCAGTATTTGGACGTTCAGATATGAAGCAGTTATTCCTCCATATTTTATTGCCCTTTATCACTCAGCACAATATTACAACGTACTACATTTTAATACAGTGTACCAAATTTTATTGCActatattatcttttatttttttgctgtTGCAATAATATGTGCAAAAACGGACAAACACGAATGATTATGATAATAACAGCACacgttatattaaaaaaaaaaaaaaatatatatatgaaaaaagaaaaaagcaaaaagcaaaaagaaaaaaattctcCTCCCAATCGACCCCTAAACCCGTTAAGGtacaaggaaaaaaaaaaataaacacaaaaaaaaaaaaaaaaatgtatgagCGAAAATAAACAAGTGAAGAAGTACAACTGGGATAACATTTTGATTATGTTCGTGGGGAACGACATTTCAGGAAAGAGTATTTTCCAGGTTACTCCTTTATGTATTGGAAAATGGACGCATGTGCTCATATACTTTTGtctgtatgtgtgtataaccaatatatatgtagtacAATTATGGTGCTACCTCTAAAAAGGCATAATAGTTATTTATGTAAAGAACCCCATACATTAATTACAATCGAACAAGGATAAAATGAACGTTTAATATAACTGCAACTGATCATTTCAACTTCaacaattctttttttttttttcgatattaattttgttgtCATAATACTTTTCTGgcctttaattttttttctcttttttaccCATGTTGTTTCGCGTTAGCATAAGTGTATGCATAAATACACGtacgaatatatattaatacgcTTTTGAGCGCTTTAATTTTCAAATTCTTCCATTTACAAGCTCACTTTTCATGTTTTACCaagcattatatattttttcctttttttttttttttttttttattgacaTATATTCATCCGTactttttaagttttttaattataataaaattaggtattaaaaatgaaaaaaatagttcCTTTGCAAATGCGTTCACCCGTACGCATTATATGTTGTTTCATTGTTGGATTAATGCTGTATATACGAGCATGTTAGCGAGTGATATTGTAtgcatttatgtatgtacatatatatatatataaatatatatgtatacacatatatatgtatttttttttttttttttttttggcacTTATTACtatgtataaaaaagatgagtaatttttgcataatttttgtactttttccaaaattttaattttggcTTTTCCCACTTTCAATTTAAATGTAGAGGtcgtaattttattttatttttttttttttaaattaagcGGAATGTATTTTTCGGCGTTCATGAGGTGGGAACTAGTACAGGATACAACATCGTTCTGCAGGTAagtacgtacatatgtatttatgctTATAAATTGTAtggttatataaatactaatTATATGCGAGCAAATATGCGTTGTCGGTAAATACGAAAATGCATACATTAGTGATTCAACTCTTGACTAAGGGGTTAAAACGACACTAATTTATTAGcacaatattattataatattttatgagatataatttttttttttggagttttaaatttttacatagaAGCATGAAAAATTGAGCACAagtagatatagatataaatatatatatatatatatatatgtgcgacTTTAccgttgaaaaaaaaaaaaaaaaaaattgcatacatataattatatatataaatatatatatataattatatatataaatatatatatatatatgtatgtatgcatgcttatgtatataaaattaaaaaaaatatattttttccttttcgtCAAAGTTACATTTTGTACAAACAATAGTACAGCAATcgtattatatgtatacatttatatacatatatatgtttgcgCGTACATCTGTATAATTCatgttatgtatatattataatcgTATGTAACACTGGTGAAAAACCCTCATTTCAAGTTTCACAGGAAAAAGCAGAATGATGGAATTGATTttcccaaaaaaaaaaaaaatagttttattAACGAACTCTATTGTAAAACAGTAttttaaaagagaaaagcaaaaattaGTATAGATATGTaagtaagtatatatatctaagtATTGGCATATAtgtaatcatatatatgcaagttgtatatatacgtgtgatacatatatgtacatttagtTTACGTACCTACTGCATGAAGGCAAAATGGTAACTATGACAGGAGAAGAAAGCGACTTTTACGATGGATGCAAAAgcattttaacaaatttgttagaaagaaataatgataaaaagaaaataaatataagtttaagagaatttaatttttacgaAAATGAGAAAAGAGAACTAAACTGCATTAACATATCTCCATGTAAGTATTACATGAGTATCTGTGATTCGTTtggtataatatatgtatataaaattgtaGGAAAtgaatttgtttatatactGAAGCTGGACATTTACTGTACTAGCACAGTAGTGAAATCAGTTATATGGGTTAgcaaaaagaataaatgtaGTAGCAAAAATAGTacaaaaaatggtaaaaagaaaatacactTATTTATGAACAATGATTATAaggattatttattattcatttcaACCTTGTGTGGAATTATAATTCTGTACGACTtagaaagtaaaaatattgttcaAAAGATAGTAACGAACGGAAGTATAAGCTGTTGCAAATTAAACAATACGTTGCAGTATTTCGGAATGTGCAATTTAAAtggatatttttatttatataatatttaccaGAATGAGGGAAAAACGATATATAACTGTTTTGACAAATTTTACGAATCGGACATAGAGGAAGAGGGGGGAATAATCGTCCAGTATGGGACAAACTACAAGAAGAGTAAGAATTATAGGAAAGGTGCCAAGAGGGGCAGAGCTGAAATTAGAGGAAATGGAGAAAGAAGCAGAAGTAGAGGAGGCAGAGGAGGTAGAGAAGGCAGAGGAGGCAGAGGAGGTAGAGAAGGCAGAGGAGGCAGAGAAGGCAGAGGAGGCAGAGAAGGCAGAGGAGGCAGAGAAGGCAGAGGAGGCAGAGAAGGTAGAGGAAGCAGAGGAAGTAGTGAAAGTAGGGATGGTAGCTTATGCAACATAAGGGACGAGTACGTACATGCTAGCGAAGGATGCACCTATATATCCTCTCCGGAGCAGCAATGTAATAAAAGGATAAAGCTGTCGAATGACTTGTCGTCCTACTTGGATGATACTTATAACATGCAAAGCAGCCGAGAAAATAGCGACGAAGGTAGCGTTAATAATGATGGTAGTAGCGTTAATAATGATGGTAGTAGCGTTAATAATGATGGTAGTAGCgttaataatgatgatagtagcgttaataatgataatagtgGCATTAATAATGATGGAAATACGAGCAGTGCTGTGCCGAATGACGAGCCAAACAACACTGGCGAGGGCACAACCCTTCCCCTATTTGCTCAGAAGGACGAACACAATTATGATTATGTAAAAAACGAAACgtttaacatttatattaaaaataaatttaagtgCAAAGAAAAGTTagtttgtttatattttgtagaCGTGCTTAAAAAGAGGAGTGTTTTGCTGGATGTTATGGATCATGGCCTgatgaaaaagaataaaaaaataggaaaatacAATGGCATTGGCATTGGCGTTGGCACCGGAACTGGAACTGGCCGTTACATCGACTACGGCGGCTACCGCTCCGTTTCCAACAACAAGGAGTGCCATAGTGAACTGCGAAGCGGAATTCGATCCATTGAAAAGTCGTATGATAACTATAATCACTATGTACTGTTAGGAAGCGAAAATtcgaaaatttataaatacaatttGTCGAACAGTATATGTGAAGGGGAGTTTATAAGTATGAATAAGAACTCTGTAATATGGGATGTCATGTACATTTACAAAACAGATGAAATTGTATGTGTTGATAATAAAGgatcattaataatatttgacAACAACACTTAttctattaaatatttttttaatattcacaATTACAAATCTGTTTCTTTAACTAAAACGTTAAATGAGAAGTTCATTTTTTCAGCAGGTGTTGATCgtcatataattaaatatacattatccGAAATACATACGGCTGGTAGTGTTAACTATCAGAGGGATAGTAACACAGCTCGTGGAAGTAGATTCATATGGGTGAACAACTACAAGCTTGATGAGCATAATGGAAGGGATCGTTTTCATGAAAAAGCCCACCCCAGCTCAGGTGGGACAGTCCCTTCGCCTCGACCACagaaaagtaataataatattattgacTGCGATGCTAACTGCGATACTAACTGCGATGCTAACTGCGATGATAACTGCTATCCTAATGGCTACCCTAATGGCTATCCTAATGGCTATCCTAATGGCTACCCTAATGGCTACCTAATGCTATCCTAATGGCTATCCTAATGGCTATCCTAATGGCTATCCTAATGGCTATCCTAATGGCTATCCTAATGGCTACCCTAATGGCTACCCTAATGGCTACCCTAATGGCTATCCTAATGGCTATCCTAATGGCTATCCTAATGGATATGCTAACCGTGGTGCTAACTGTAATGACAATAATCATCATGGTAATAGTAACATCAGTGCGAAGGAATTATTCTTTATCCACAAGGTAAAAGCATCAAGGAAGATGGACAAGAAGtggtattttattaataaatattctgcACACATTTCAGACATTAAACAGATCGTTTTTTTAAGTGACAACTACTTGTTAAGTATAAGCGATGATTTAACCTTTTGCTTAATTGATATTCTGCATAACCGAAAGAAGTACTActcaattaaaaatatctcAAATAGCaaacatgtatttttttcatcgAATTTGAAGAACATCCTGTGTGTTTATTCGAATCAGTTGAATGTTTACTACAATGAAAATTGCATTGCTTCTCCCAGCGCTGCTAACACTAGTGATGTTTCTAACGCTATTAATGCGGGTGACTATGCTGGCCGCTCCTCAAGGGAACCAGATGAAGGAACGGTATTAAAGAGGTGCAATACATATATGACAAATGCTGAAGGAAGGATAACTCCTCAAGTTGGTGCATGCATAAATGCATCGAATTACAGGCATCTAGTGAACATTACTTATGAAGAAAACGAATACATAATCAAATGCAATTTAAACAAACAATTTGATAAAATAGCTTGTGTAACGAATAAGAATTTTAGCTTATACCATTTTAATGCAGATACTTTGACTATTTTTAACTACGACATTTCGAATCTGAACTTTTTTAAAGTGTATgacttttgttttttaaataataatcatataaTTGTTTCTTTGCATAGACGCACAGATGAACTTCATTATAATAAGGTAAAAACGATTAACAATACGAATAAAGCCAATGGTAACACATGGAATGGTAAGAATTATCGAATGCAACAAAACCATAGCGGATTTGAAAGGAATGACCAAGTGGATCACACTGACAACATGTACAGTAATGATGGAAACCCTAGGGAAAGCAGCAACAGTCGCTTGTCCATTCAAAGAGTGAACAATAGCTTGGCTGGTTTCCCCTATGGTGATGATATAAACTGCTCCAGCAGAgtaggaaataaaaaagaatcaAAACTAAGCTTCATCtttaacaataatttaaatgaaaatctaaacatatacaaaaattcGTTTAGCTACTAcataacaatatataatataaaaaaaaaaaaaattaaagaagaGCTAAAGGTTGATAGGGTTCTTTgcaattttaagaaatataagaaaGGATTAATAGTTTGTTCTGACTATatgaaaaacatttatttgttttttaaaaatatgaaaatgaaaagataCTTAAACAAATGTATAAGACTGAGTGATTTTAATATGAATGAGGAAAATGCGCATCGTAGTTTTCTCTTCTATTTCGTTGTagaagatttttttttagtttttacattagataatttattgtatatatattacatggattttaataagaataacatatatatggtaAAGAAGAGTCTTATCAAATATTATAATCTTAACGAGTTAAGTGATATTATTTTAGTCAACTTGAATATACATACAGAGAATCAAAAAGAAGATAACATGTCCACATTTGAGGATGTAGAAACATTGAGTAAAGaacaaaaggaaaataatgaagtacatataaaatattatttaaaatacaaatattgtCTTATATTAAAAGGATTAAATATAGTACGAATAGTTGACTTTAATATACATGACCATTCTCTTATTgacataaatatttgtagATCACGTACCATatcaaatattaataacaatacATGTAGTCAATATTACATTCCTtccttaaattttaaatacaattttttaaatttaaagcatttatattttcaagaTGCAAATAtctattcttttattaaaaaggaaataagaAAAGCAGGAATACCAAATGCAGATGGTAATTTTATGGTTAACAGTTGCGATGAACAAAATCACATCTCGTTAagtgaacaaaaaaaaggaaaaaatcaATTGAGGAAAGAGAGCGAGTCCTTATACATGAATATGTTTTCACTCTCTTTTAAAACACTCACACACTTAAAAAGAAGTAATATTGTAAACATTCACTTCTTGTACACCACTGAAAATAACATAATCGTTCTAATTTGCATACCAAAGAATATCGACAGCACCTTAATTAACGTAGCGGACACGAAGAAGTACGTTAAGTAAATAACCCCACCACCCTTACGCATGCGAAGGGAAATCACTGGGGTTTCAACTGTGCTGCATTTGAAGTACCTTGGTTTGCCATTCGTTTGATCGCCCGTTCgtccatttatatatttgtgcgtacattaaaatatgtgtttattcatttatcaACTCACTCTTTCCACTGTTTTCCACACCCCATGCACACCATCTATTGTTGTCAGAGTCTCCACTCGAGTACATTTgattgaatattatataactacaatttgttttctttttttcttcattttaacCATTCGTAAAAagcttttttaaatttacaaaaaaattaataattaaaaaattaaaattaaaaaattaaaaaattaaaattaaaaaattaaaaaattaaaattaaaaaattaaaaaattaaaattaaaaaataataattaaaaaattaataattaaaaaattaataattaaaaaattaaaaaattaaaattaaaaaataataattaaaaaataataattacatattaattcataattttcctGTAACAAAATACGCCACGACGAGAAAAGAGGCGGCGTCGTACGTAAAAATGTGGATGCTGGTACAGgtacacatatgtgtatgtatatacatatatatatatatatacagaaatACGCCCCATGTACACTTATTCCCACATACGCACATATGTAATATGCTTGTGTGTAAATGTTTAACGAGGAAAACATTTCTGTTCCTCCAATTTTAAgcaaacaataaaaaaaatgaatatccATGAGTATACTAAATTGTTTTATTCAAAAACGTTAATACAGgataatacatttttgcGCCCTTATTTCGTATCTTCCCTTCccctatttttaaataatatgctTGTCTACTAATATGTAGGATTCATTTTCGACAATTCTGTCAATCCTATCTTTTAAGAGATCTCTAAGatcaattttatatttctcatCTTGTGTCTTTTTTAATGTCTGTAAAATGTTATtgaaacttttattttttcgaaCTTCGTTTTCGAGGTAcaagaatatttttctattactTTTTACAAGTTCATGCATATAATATC
This region includes:
- the PmUG01_12030800 gene encoding conserved Plasmodium protein, unknown function — encoded protein: MAVSLNTLNEEDLKAMENGGADPVLYKGNDIEFVYNKLNLGGGKLFILEKKVIWVRNKNEYKKEKVTSFKELSTNKIYLKHYEKNKNFYLHLLNDVNSISIDSSNIALHAITSDKNICNSSCVYIQLNSDLSSTFQNDKNDDDDDDEQNSLKSDNENTKSDEDTNILNDETITPEILLVSKNNSSNDEIFRQLSNMDNSFKEQDDDEEDDEGE
- the CenH3 gene encoding histone H3-like centromeric protein CSE4, putative — translated: MVRTKKNAVNHNPLNIINLDGNLPINNIAQNRLSHKQIISKTNRTINEGNLNEVSQKGLKKARIRRPHRYRPGVLALKEIRAYQSTTQLLIPKIPFVRVVKEITRLFELPGDQFRYTPEALLALQTASEAYLVSLFEDAYLCSLHANRVTLMPKDIHLARRIRGRD
- the UTP4 gene encoding U3 small nucleolar RNA-associated protein 4, putative, encoding MVTMTGEESDFYDGCKSILTNLLERNNDKKKINISLREFNFYENEKRELNCINISPCKYYMSICDSFGIIYVYKIVGNEFVYILKLDIYCTSTVVKSVIWVSKKNKCSSKNSTKNGKKKIHLFMNNDYKDYLLFISTLCGIIILYDLESKNIVQKIVTNGSISCCKLNNTLQYFGMCNLNGYFYLYNIYQNEGKTIYNCFDKFYESDIEEEGGIIVQYGTNYKKSKNYRKGAKRGRAEIRGNGERSRSRGGRGGREGRGGRGGREGRGGREGRGGREGRGGREGRGGREGRGSRGSSESRDGSLCNIRDEYVHASEGCTYISSPEQQCNKRIKLSNDLSSYLDDTYNMQSSRENSDEGSVNNDGSSVNNDGSSVNNDGSSVNNDDSSVNNDNSGINNDGNTSSAVPNDEPNNTGEGTTLPLFAQKDEHNYDYVKNETFNIYIKNKFKCKEKLVCLYFVDVLKKRSVLLDVMDHGLMKKNKKIGKYNGIGIGVGTGTGTGRYIDYGGYRSVSNNKECHSELRSGIRSIEKSYDNYNHYVLLGSENSKIYKYNLSNSICEGEFISMNKNSVIWDVMYIYKTDEIVCVDNKGSLIIFDNNTYSIKYFFNIHNYKSVSLTKTLNEKFIFSAGVDRHIIKYTLSEIHTAGSVNYQRDSNTARGSRFIWVNNYKLDEHNGRDRFHEKAHPSSGGTVPSPRPQKSNNNIIDCDANCDTNCDANCDDNCYPNGYPNGYPNGYPNGYPNGYLAILMAILMAILMAILMAILMATLMATLMATLMAILMAILMAILMDMLTVVLTVMTIINISAKELFFIHKVKASRKMDKKWYFINKYSAHISDIKQIVFLSDNYLLSISDDLTFCLIDILHNRKKYYSIKNISNSKHVFFSSNLKNILCVYSNQLNVYYNENCIASPSAANTSDVSNAINAGDYAGRSSREPDEGTVLKRCNTYMTNAEGRITPQVGACINASNYRHLVNITYEENEYIIKCNLNKQFDKIACVTNKNFSLYHFNADTLTIFNYDISNLNFFKVYDFCFLNNNHIIVSLHRRTDELHYNKVKTINNTNKANGNTWNGKNYRMQQNHSGFERNDQVDHTDNMYSNDGNPRESSNSRLSIQRVNNSLAGFPYGDDINCSSRVGNKKESKLSFIFNNNLNENLNIYKNSFSYYITIYNIKKKKIKEELKVDRVLCNFKKYKKGLIVCSDYMKNIYLFFKNMKMKRYLNKCIRLSDFNMNEENAHRSFLFYFVVEDFFLVFTLDNLLYIYYMDFNKNNIYMVKKSLIKYYNLNELSDIILVNLNIHTENQKEDNMSTFEDVETLSKEQKENNEVHIKYYLKYKYCLILKGLNIVRIVDFNIHDHSLIDINICRSRTISNINNNTCSQYYIPSLNFKYNFLNLKHLYFQDANIYSFIKKEIRKAGIPNADGNFMVNSCDEQNHISLSEQKKGKNQLRKESESLYMNMFSLSFKTLTHLKRSNIVNIHFLYTTENNIIVLICIPKNIDSTLINVADTKKYVK